In one Bombyx mori chromosome 4, ASM3026992v2 genomic region, the following are encoded:
- the LOC692784 gene encoding uricase, producing the protein MPWTSTNRIYAKPSSTSANETPSPSLASPRVALTAAEDSGGRFELCDHGYGKSSVKLLHVHRDEGHHVIREFEVFTELKLASETAYILGDNKEVVATDSQKNTVYLLAKKYGVKTPEEFGAVVVNHFLYMYKQVLEAKCRVIEYPWERLQAGTPHSHAFVFSPIATRWSEVSQTRHEAVVVKSGLSGLRVLKTTQSAFVDFVQDEYTTLTDAVERIFSTIVEAEWIYDNMRTADFDNAWLTVKDAILDKFAGPPDTGVYSPSVQHTLYQAEKTVLEKVSEITWIKMTMPNKHYLNIDMSKFPVNVTKGDPRHFIYHPIDQPAGLIYAQLRRRPKSKL; encoded by the exons ATGCCTTGGACAAGCacaaatag aaTATACGCTAAGCCCTCAAGCACGAGTGCTAATGAGACTCCTTCACCTTCTTTGGCCAGCCCTAGGGTAGCTTTAACTGCTGCCGAGGACTCCGGCGGTAGGTTTGAACTCTGCGACCACGGATACGGCAAAAGTTCGGTTAAGCTTCTCCACGTTCATCGAGACGAAGGACATCACGTTATCAGGGAGTTTGAAGTCTTTACGGAACTTAAATTGGCTTCAGAGACAGCATACATTTTAGGTGACAATAAAGAAGTCGTTGCGACCGATTCACAAAAGAATACAGTGTATTTACTCGCGAAGAAATACGGAGTGAAGACTCCTGAAGAATTTGGTGCTGTAGTTGTTAATCATTTTTTGTATATGTACAAGCAAGTGCTGGAAGCAAAATGTCGCGTTATCGAGTACCCCTGGGAGCGACTGCAGGCGGGGACACCTCACAGCCATGCTTTTGTTTTTTCACCAATCGCCACGCGGTGGTCGGAAGTATCACAAACTCGTCACG AGGCAGTGGTAGTTAAGTCTGGCCTTAGCGGACTCCGTGTATTGAAAACAACACAATCAGCATTTGTTGACTTCGTACAAGATGAATACACAACACTGACTGATGCCGTAGAGCGAATATTTAG CACGATCGTCGAAGCGGAATGGATTTATGACAATATGCGTACAGCTGATTTCGATAACGCATGGCTTACAGTCAAGGATGCCATACTGGACAAATTCGCCGGCCCTCCCGATACGGGGGTGTATTCACCCTCCGTCCAGCACACCTTATATCAGGCTGAAAAAACTGTTCTCGAAAAAGTTAGCGAG ATAACATGGATTAAGATGACAATGCCGAACAAACACTACCTGAACATCGATATGTCCAAGTTCCCAGTGAACGTGACCAAAGGGGACCCGAGACATTTCATTTACCATCCCATAGATCAACCCGCGGGACTGATCTATGCGCAACTGCGACGTAGGCCCAAGAGCAAGCTGTGA